Proteins co-encoded in one Coxiella burnetii genomic window:
- the hemE gene encoding uroporphyrinogen decarboxylase encodes MLRLKNDRFIRALLRQPVDRTPVWIMRQAGRYLPEYRQLREKVPNFMAFCKTPELACEATLQPLRRFPLDAAIIFSDILTIPDAMGVDLHIAPTVGPVIRNPVRSAQDVNRLQMPAVEEALSYLFDAIRLTVKALDHRVPLIGFAGSPWTLACYMTEGQSSKTFLTARAMLYQQPDVFHTLLQKLTTLTIAYLNAQIKAGADVVMLFDTWGGLLTPSLYRQFSLDYLSQIAAEVVRQKNGRKIPLIFFTKNGGQWLESIANSGCDAVGLDWTTDIGQARRRVGDRVALQGNLDPAILLSNPESISTAAVDILKSYGQGSGHVFNLGHGIDPSTPIENVAALVEAVQNFSIKNEKPISSYYR; translated from the coding sequence ATGTTGAGGCTTAAAAATGATCGTTTTATCCGTGCGTTGTTGCGCCAGCCGGTGGATCGCACGCCAGTGTGGATTATGCGTCAAGCCGGCCGCTATTTGCCGGAATACCGCCAATTGCGCGAAAAAGTGCCAAATTTTATGGCGTTTTGTAAAACACCCGAACTGGCCTGTGAAGCGACGTTGCAGCCATTAAGACGCTTTCCGCTGGATGCTGCCATCATTTTCAGTGACATACTCACCATTCCCGATGCGATGGGGGTTGATTTGCATATTGCGCCGACAGTTGGGCCAGTCATTCGAAACCCCGTGCGTTCTGCGCAGGACGTAAATCGGCTCCAAATGCCGGCAGTGGAAGAAGCGCTTTCTTACCTGTTTGACGCTATTCGTCTAACTGTAAAAGCGCTCGATCACCGCGTTCCTTTGATTGGGTTTGCGGGAAGCCCTTGGACCTTAGCGTGTTACATGACCGAAGGTCAGAGCAGCAAAACGTTTCTAACGGCCAGAGCCATGCTTTATCAGCAGCCTGACGTATTTCACACATTATTACAAAAATTAACCACCCTCACGATTGCTTATTTGAATGCTCAAATTAAAGCCGGCGCAGACGTCGTTATGCTATTTGATACGTGGGGCGGTTTATTGACTCCCTCATTGTATCGACAATTTTCATTGGATTACTTATCACAAATCGCCGCCGAAGTGGTCCGTCAAAAAAACGGCCGAAAGATTCCCCTCATTTTCTTCACTAAAAATGGGGGACAATGGTTAGAAAGCATCGCAAACAGTGGTTGTGATGCGGTAGGGTTAGATTGGACGACAGACATTGGCCAAGCGCGTCGACGGGTGGGGGACCGAGTTGCCTTGCAAGGTAATTTAGATCCGGCGATTTTATTATCAAACCCTGAAAGCATATCGACAGCGGCCGTCGATATTTTAAAATCCTACGGACAAGGCTCTGGACATGTATTTAATTTAGGCCACGGCATCGATCCCAGTACACCAATCGAAAACGTCGCTGCGCTGGTTGAAGCTGTGCAAAACTTTTCTATTAAAAATGAAAAACCAATCAGTAGTTATTATCGGTAG
- a CDS encoding type II toxin-antitoxin system RelE/ParE family toxin, which yields MALLELCGNRLRLPHSSSLKKGLFELRERKFGYRIYYAFLPNKTVILLHAGDKKSQKRDIKTARQRLPEFTDAEE from the coding sequence ATGGCATTATTAGAATTATGCGGCAACAGGCTTCGATTGCCGCATAGCAGTTCACTTAAAAAGGGGTTATTTGAGCTCAGGGAAAGAAAATTTGGCTATAGAATTTACTATGCGTTTTTGCCAAATAAAACAGTGATTCTTCTCCATGCGGGGGATAAGAAATCACAAAAGAGAGATATAAAAACAGCCCGCCAGCGTCTTCCTGAGTTTACCGATGCAGAGGAATAA
- a CDS encoding MarC family protein, whose amino-acid sequence MTLYTIAITLILVMDPLGNIPVFLAILKQYDARTQVRIILRESIIAFFILALFVFFGRYILHGLHITTPALSIAGGVILFIIAIRMIFPPDQKPAKEDFEEPLIVPLAIPLTAGPSAMAMVLLFVTRDPHHLWLIFLGVFIASLIFTLIMLWAPYLMKILGKRGLTAIERLMGMILTTIAVQMFLAGIAEYLNLSLK is encoded by the coding sequence ATGACACTTTACACCATTGCGATTACACTAATTTTAGTGATGGACCCACTGGGAAATATCCCCGTTTTCCTCGCCATCCTAAAACAATACGACGCTCGCACCCAAGTCCGTATTATTTTACGAGAATCCATTATTGCTTTTTTTATTTTAGCTTTATTTGTTTTCTTCGGCCGTTACATATTACACGGATTACACATCACAACGCCGGCCTTAAGCATTGCCGGGGGCGTGATTCTTTTTATTATCGCCATCCGAATGATTTTCCCGCCCGACCAAAAGCCTGCTAAAGAAGATTTTGAAGAACCCTTGATTGTTCCCTTAGCCATACCGTTGACCGCGGGACCTTCCGCAATGGCAATGGTGTTATTATTCGTCACCCGAGATCCTCATCATTTATGGTTGATATTTTTGGGAGTATTTATTGCGTCACTCATTTTCACCTTGATTATGCTATGGGCGCCTTATTTAATGAAAATTTTAGGAAAGCGTGGATTAACGGCTATTGAACGTTTAATGGGAATGATTTTAACGACGATCGCCGTCCAAATGTTTTTAGCTGGGATTGCAGAATATTTAAATCTGTCACTCAAATAA
- a CDS encoding dimethylarginine dimethylaminohydrolase family protein, with protein MSSTLLMCKPDYFNVDYVINPWMNGHIHLVDKRLAEEQWQAFYETLRQYATIQLISPKPHLPDLVFTANGGLVYDKLCILAHFRHKQRQGEEVFFKQWFEKHGYTVLQMPKSIYFEGTGDALFQRDGKWVWMGYNIRSELKACEYLETYLSMPVTPLKLINEKFYHLDTCFCPLFDGAVMYYPGAFDADSVQLIEKNIDEDKRLVVSDEDALHFSCNALVIKTDKIPTKKAVIFMTYASDPLQTQLNQLGYEVIIRSVSEFRKAGGANKCLVLEV; from the coding sequence ATGTCTTCAACATTGCTTATGTGTAAACCGGATTACTTCAACGTGGATTATGTGATTAATCCTTGGATGAACGGTCATATCCATCTCGTGGATAAACGATTGGCGGAAGAACAGTGGCAAGCTTTTTACGAGACTCTCCGGCAATACGCAACCATTCAATTGATTTCTCCCAAACCTCATTTGCCCGATTTAGTTTTTACCGCTAACGGGGGGCTGGTTTACGATAAGCTCTGTATCCTCGCTCATTTCCGGCATAAGCAACGACAAGGGGAAGAAGTTTTTTTCAAGCAATGGTTTGAAAAGCATGGCTATACGGTCCTCCAAATGCCAAAATCGATTTATTTTGAAGGGACAGGTGATGCCCTCTTTCAACGGGATGGTAAGTGGGTGTGGATGGGCTATAATATCCGTTCTGAATTAAAAGCCTGCGAATACCTTGAAACGTATCTTTCAATGCCTGTTACGCCGCTTAAATTAATCAATGAGAAATTTTACCATCTGGATACTTGTTTTTGTCCTTTGTTCGACGGTGCCGTGATGTATTATCCAGGGGCATTTGATGCCGATTCTGTTCAGCTTATTGAAAAAAATATTGATGAAGATAAAAGACTAGTGGTGAGTGATGAAGATGCGCTGCATTTTTCTTGTAATGCGCTTGTTATAAAAACAGATAAAATTCCCACGAAGAAAGCCGTTATTTTTATGACGTATGCAAGCGATCCGTTACAAACGCAATTAAATCAACTGGGATACGAAGTCATTATCCGCTCTGTTTCCGAATTTCGAAAAGCGGGCGGCGCAAATAAGTGTCTAGTATTGGAAGTTTAA
- a CDS encoding helix-turn-helix domain-containing protein → MKVKSFRTYLEKRLNKSKIAEIERIAKLEAEFLESLQEAVSKAVAKYMADEEIGFNELVRRLNISPTQASKIQSGEANLTLASVAHICALLKMKPRLVINDKRKAA, encoded by the coding sequence ATGAAAGTGAAGAGCTTTAGAACCTATTTAGAAAAACGACTAAATAAGTCTAAAATAGCAGAAATTGAAAGGATAGCCAAACTGGAGGCAGAGTTCTTGGAGTCATTACAAGAAGCTGTTTCAAAGGCTGTTGCCAAATATATGGCCGATGAAGAAATCGGATTTAACGAATTAGTCCGCCGTTTAAATATCAGTCCAACCCAAGCCTCTAAAATTCAAAGCGGCGAGGCCAACTTAACACTGGCTTCCGTAGCGCACATTTGTGCGTTGTTAAAAATGAAACCTCGCTTGGTCATTAATGACAAAAGGAAGGCGGCGTAG
- the dinB gene encoding DNA polymerase IV, producing the protein MFTALFVLYGKKRLPVRESTSKKLRKIIHVDMDCFYVAIEMRDNPKLREKPVAVGGAAHSRGVICTANYIARGYGVQSAISSSYAKKLCPSLIILPVNMEKYRAIGHQIRGLFQEYTHLVEPLSLDEAYLDVSDCKIHQGSATRIAQEIREQIVKRHSLTASAGVASNKLLAKVASAWNKPNGIKVILPSKADDFVKTLPIEKIHGVGKITAQKMKAMNIHTCSDLQALSREALSKSFGSFGVTLYELCRGIDPRSVEPNRIRKSVSVEHTFSQDIATLSECEIELANLFNDLKQRLLKHTDRCIRKQFVKIKFNDFKITKAETITQTISLDLFKHLLYQIFERQQKPVRLLGVGVSFSEDPLLELQRTFEW; encoded by the coding sequence TTGTTTACAGCTCTTTTTGTACTTTATGGTAAAAAGAGGCTCCCCGTGCGAGAAAGTACCTCAAAAAAGCTTCGGAAAATCATTCATGTTGACATGGATTGCTTTTATGTGGCGATTGAAATGCGCGACAATCCTAAGTTGCGCGAAAAACCGGTTGCTGTAGGGGGGGCTGCTCATTCGCGGGGCGTCATTTGTACGGCTAACTATATCGCTAGAGGATACGGTGTCCAATCGGCTATCTCGTCTTCATACGCAAAAAAGCTTTGCCCCTCGCTGATAATCTTGCCCGTCAATATGGAAAAATACCGCGCTATTGGCCACCAAATCCGCGGTTTATTTCAGGAGTATACCCACCTTGTCGAGCCCCTTTCGTTAGACGAAGCCTACTTAGATGTTTCCGATTGTAAAATACATCAGGGGAGTGCCACGCGAATCGCTCAAGAAATCCGAGAACAAATTGTAAAACGACACTCGTTAACTGCTTCAGCGGGAGTGGCAAGCAATAAGCTTTTAGCCAAAGTTGCAAGTGCATGGAATAAGCCAAACGGAATCAAAGTTATTTTACCTTCCAAAGCTGATGACTTTGTTAAGACACTGCCCATAGAGAAAATTCACGGTGTCGGTAAAATCACCGCGCAAAAAATGAAAGCGATGAATATTCATACCTGTTCGGATTTGCAAGCGCTATCGCGGGAAGCGTTGAGCAAGTCCTTTGGAAGTTTTGGCGTAACTTTATATGAATTATGCCGCGGTATCGATCCTCGTTCCGTCGAACCTAACCGAATACGAAAATCCGTTAGCGTTGAACATACCTTTTCCCAGGACATAGCGACACTAAGCGAGTGTGAAATCGAGTTAGCAAATTTATTTAATGACTTAAAGCAGCGACTTTTAAAGCATACGGATCGCTGCATCCGCAAACAATTTGTTAAAATTAAATTTAATGATTTTAAAATAACCAAAGCTGAAACCATAACGCAAACCATATCCTTGGATTTATTTAAACATTTGCTTTATCAAATCTTTGAAAGACAACAAAAACCAGTGCGGCTGTTAGGAGTAGGTGTTTCCTTTTCAGAAGATCCCCTGTTGGAATTACAGCGAACATTTGAATGGTGA
- the rpmG gene encoding 50S ribosomal protein L33 has product MAVSPREKIMLQSTGKTKAGKPTGTFYTTYKNKRNTTDKLNIKKFDPRAWNSETSKCGMHVLFKEKKIPK; this is encoded by the coding sequence ATGGCTGTCAGTCCACGCGAAAAAATAATGCTCCAATCTACCGGAAAAACCAAAGCGGGCAAACCGACCGGTACCTTTTACACGACTTATAAAAATAAGCGAAATACCACCGATAAATTAAATATCAAAAAATTCGACCCCCGTGCTTGGAATTCTGAAACGAGCAAATGTGGAATGCATGTACTTTTCAAAGAAAAGAAAATCCCGAAATAA
- the coaD gene encoding pantetheine-phosphate adenylyltransferase has protein sequence MKPIAIYPGTFDPLTNGHVDIIERALPLFNKIIVACAPTSRKDPHLKLEERVNLIADVLTDERVEVLPLTGLLVDFAKTHQANFILRGLRAVSDFDYEFQLAHMNYQLSPEIETIFLPAREGYSYVSGTMVREIVTLGGDVSPFVPPLVARHLQKRREK, from the coding sequence ATGAAACCAATCGCCATCTACCCAGGAACCTTTGATCCGTTGACCAACGGCCACGTAGATATTATCGAGCGCGCTTTACCCTTATTTAACAAAATAATCGTTGCGTGTGCTCCCACCAGCCGTAAAGATCCTCATTTAAAACTGGAGGAACGCGTTAATTTAATTGCTGACGTATTGACTGATGAGCGTGTTGAAGTTCTGCCCCTTACCGGACTTTTGGTGGATTTTGCCAAAACACACCAGGCTAACTTTATTTTACGCGGCCTTCGCGCCGTTTCTGATTTTGATTATGAATTCCAGCTAGCGCATATGAACTATCAATTATCACCCGAAATTGAAACTATTTTTTTACCGGCACGAGAAGGTTACAGTTATGTTTCTGGAACCATGGTAAGAGAAATCGTTACTCTCGGCGGCGACGTATCGCCGTTCGTTCCCCCTTTAGTTGCCCGTCATTTACAAAAAAGAAGAGAAAAATAA
- the rpmB gene encoding 50S ribosomal protein L28: MAKVCQVTGKRPQSGNNVSHANKKTNRRFLPNLKKRRFWLPDEKRFITLTVSTHGMRIIDKLGINAVLKKIREREKESK; this comes from the coding sequence ATGGCGAAAGTATGCCAAGTGACTGGGAAACGGCCCCAAAGTGGGAATAACGTCTCTCATGCAAACAAAAAAACCAACCGTCGTTTTTTACCTAACTTGAAAAAACGCCGTTTCTGGCTGCCGGATGAAAAACGTTTTATAACGTTGACCGTTTCTACGCACGGCATGCGAATCATCGACAAGCTCGGTATCAATGCAGTTCTCAAAAAAATTCGGGAACGCGAAAAAGAAAGCAAATAA
- the folK gene encoding 2-amino-4-hydroxy-6-hydroxymethyldihydropteridine diphosphokinase, with product MTIAYVGVGANLDNPLKQVQIAVSNLSTLPQTACLGYSSFYRSKPLGPTDQPDYINAVAAVETTLSPQMLLKALQRLEEKQGRCRGGKRWGPRIIDLDILLYGDLALQSDELCLPHPGLFVREFVLYPLAEVAEDLILPGGESILELKAKCPDRGIERIIKNPSSLLPFPFRGKGLEKEGDTKALA from the coding sequence ATGACAATAGCCTATGTTGGCGTAGGGGCAAACCTGGATAATCCGCTCAAGCAAGTGCAAATCGCGGTAAGTAATTTGTCCACGTTGCCGCAAACTGCTTGTCTTGGCTATTCCAGCTTTTATCGGAGCAAACCGTTGGGCCCGACTGATCAACCGGATTACATCAACGCCGTAGCAGCGGTTGAAACTACCTTGTCCCCCCAAATGCTTTTGAAAGCATTGCAACGACTCGAAGAAAAACAAGGCCGGTGTCGGGGCGGGAAACGATGGGGGCCGCGGATTATCGATCTCGATATTTTATTGTATGGAGATCTTGCGCTTCAGAGCGATGAGCTTTGTCTTCCCCATCCGGGACTTTTTGTGCGGGAATTTGTGCTTTATCCACTGGCTGAAGTCGCAGAAGACTTGATTTTACCCGGCGGCGAGTCTATTTTGGAACTGAAAGCAAAATGCCCTGATCGAGGCATTGAACGAATTATAAAAAACCCCTCTTCACTACTTCCTTTTCCCTTTAGGGGGAAAGGGTTGGAGAAAGAGGGTGATACAAAGGCGCTAGCATGA
- a CDS encoding catalase, with the protein MTKKQKPSQNEDLNLTTAQGTPISDDQNSLKIGDRGPLLLEDFPFREKLFHFDHERIPERVVHARGFGVHGYFETDVSLSEITMAHLFQKKGEKTPVFVRFSTVVGSQGSPDLARDVRGFAVKFYTKEGNWDLVGNNIPVFFIQDPIKFPDLIHAAKAEPDRGFPQAQTANDNFWENFRYQ; encoded by the coding sequence ATGACTAAAAAACAAAAACCTTCACAAAATGAAGACCTAAACTTAACAACCGCACAAGGAACGCCCATTTCCGATGACCAGAATTCGTTGAAAATAGGAGATCGGGGACCTCTGCTGCTCGAAGATTTCCCTTTTCGGGAAAAGCTTTTTCATTTTGATCATGAACGCATTCCTGAGCGCGTGGTTCACGCCCGAGGTTTTGGCGTTCACGGTTACTTTGAAACCGATGTCTCACTTTCTGAAATCACGATGGCTCATTTATTTCAGAAAAAAGGCGAAAAAACCCCTGTTTTCGTACGATTTTCGACAGTCGTTGGAAGCCAGGGGTCTCCCGATTTAGCCCGCGACGTGCGAGGCTTTGCCGTTAAATTTTATACGAAAGAAGGTAATTGGGACCTCGTGGGGAACAATATTCCTGTTTTTTTTATTCAAGACCCCATTAAGTTCCCCGATCTTATTCACGCCGCTAAGGCAGAACCGGATCGTGGGTTTCCACAAGCGCAAACGGCGAATGATAATTTCTGGGAGAATTTTAGATACCAATGA
- a CDS encoding FAD-dependent oxidoreductase, whose protein sequence is MGSGLAGYLFAKEFRKLDTTTPLEIITANEGVFYSKPLLSTALTNKKSADELAVCTADKMASQLQAIIHTHSMVEVIDPISQTVTTSHKKIAYKKLILACGSYPIAPSLQGDAVSDVHSVNDLTAYGRFRRWINNKNRIAVIGAGLVGCEFTNDLVNGGYQVEVITKEPYPLAKFVPEPIGRALQQALADKGVQWHLQQVASTVNRHQKDYEISMTKGKAVAADGIFSAIGIRARCDLAESINLDRKTGIIVDSYLKTSIENIYALGDCAEVAGEIRQYIAPLLQCARALANHFAGDKKPVHYPPMPIVVKTPACAIVTYPPPKTLKGEWQCNGEGNNQRALFYDHQEKLQGFALSGECVKERMSLTQQLPSVFE, encoded by the coding sequence ATCGGTAGTGGATTAGCAGGTTATCTCTTTGCTAAAGAATTTCGTAAATTGGACACGACAACCCCGTTGGAAATAATCACGGCCAACGAAGGTGTTTTTTATTCTAAACCATTGTTATCCACCGCTTTGACAAACAAAAAATCAGCCGATGAACTAGCGGTCTGTACTGCGGACAAAATGGCTTCGCAATTGCAAGCAATCATTCACACCCATTCGATGGTTGAGGTGATTGATCCTATTTCCCAAACGGTAACGACATCGCACAAAAAAATTGCTTATAAAAAATTGATCCTGGCCTGTGGTTCTTACCCGATCGCGCCCTCTTTGCAGGGCGACGCCGTTTCGGATGTCCATTCCGTCAATGATTTGACTGCTTACGGCAGATTCCGCCGGTGGATAAACAATAAAAACCGTATCGCAGTGATAGGCGCTGGGCTGGTGGGGTGCGAATTTACCAACGATTTAGTGAACGGCGGTTATCAAGTGGAGGTTATCACTAAAGAACCTTATCCACTCGCGAAATTTGTGCCTGAACCCATTGGTCGTGCTTTGCAACAGGCGTTAGCGGATAAAGGCGTGCAATGGCATTTACAACAGGTCGCAAGCACAGTGAATCGCCACCAAAAAGATTATGAAATTAGCATGACGAAGGGGAAAGCAGTAGCCGCCGATGGCATTTTTTCCGCCATTGGCATCCGCGCCCGATGCGATTTAGCTGAATCCATAAACCTCGATCGAAAGACTGGCATTATTGTCGACAGTTATTTAAAAACCAGTATAGAAAACATCTATGCGCTCGGCGATTGTGCAGAAGTGGCTGGCGAGATACGGCAATACATAGCGCCTCTATTACAATGTGCGCGAGCACTGGCCAATCATTTCGCCGGCGATAAAAAGCCAGTGCATTACCCCCCCATGCCTATCGTAGTTAAAACCCCGGCTTGCGCCATTGTGACTTATCCACCCCCAAAAACACTTAAAGGCGAATGGCAATGCAACGGGGAGGGCAACAACCAGCGCGCCTTGTTTTATGACCATCAAGAAAAACTACAGGGTTTTGCCTTATCAGGCGAGTGTGTTAAAGAAAGGATGTCATTAACCCAACAATTGCCCTCCGTTTTTGAGTAG
- a CDS encoding YfhL family 4Fe-4S dicluster ferredoxin: MALKITEECINCDVCEPECPNDAISMGELIYEINSNRCTECVGHFDEPQCRQVCPVDCIPLDFHESKEDLMKKYQRLQDEK; encoded by the coding sequence ATGGCTTTAAAAATTACTGAAGAATGTATTAATTGCGATGTCTGCGAACCCGAATGCCCGAATGATGCGATTTCCATGGGCGAGTTGATTTATGAAATTAACTCTAACCGATGCACAGAGTGCGTTGGTCACTTCGACGAACCTCAATGCCGCCAGGTTTGTCCTGTCGATTGTATTCCTTTAGATTTTCATGAATCTAAAGAGGATTTAATGAAGAAGTATCAGCGATTACAAGATGAAAAATAA
- the pcnB gene encoding polynucleotide adenylyltransferase PcnB, producing MFKPSQWRKISYLLRFERKKDRPRVIKRKNHSISRSDISPNALRVLYRLSKSGYEAYLVGGGVRDMLLSYHPKDFDIATNARPHEIRKLFKNSRLIGRRFRLVHVYFPNEIIEVSTFRANAEELLKEEPLSEMQKTGATMLSEDNTYGTIEEDAWRRDFTVNALYYNITDFSVIDFTGGMRDLHQRLIRMIGDPTQRYHEDPVRLLRAIRLAAKLDFKIHPDTEEPLKKLHNLLRHVPSARLFTEVLKIFFEGHAVRSYQLLKQTHYMRTLFPEAATILEKTRQPLYENLIKLALKATDERFHNQQSLNPGFLFAIFLWPPVQELMQQHFKKHKRLFPALYHGINTALQRQVTILPLPRRLTAMMRSVWMLQYHLERRRHTRVYRIAQQRFFRAAFDFLELRERAGEPLTEIVYWWRAFRDGTSKQREQLINELARKTQ from the coding sequence ATGTTTAAACCTTCTCAGTGGCGGAAAATTAGCTATTTGCTCCGCTTTGAACGAAAGAAAGACCGGCCCCGAGTCATTAAACGTAAAAATCATTCTATCTCGCGCAGCGACATCAGTCCCAACGCGCTGAGGGTGTTGTATCGTCTTAGCAAATCCGGTTATGAGGCCTATCTGGTGGGAGGCGGTGTGCGAGACATGTTATTAAGCTATCACCCAAAAGACTTTGATATCGCTACCAATGCGCGCCCCCACGAAATACGAAAACTCTTCAAAAACAGCCGCCTTATTGGTCGACGATTTCGCTTAGTTCATGTTTACTTTCCCAATGAAATTATTGAGGTATCAACCTTCCGCGCGAATGCAGAAGAGTTATTAAAAGAAGAACCGCTGAGTGAAATGCAAAAAACAGGGGCGACTATGCTATCGGAAGATAACACCTATGGCACAATTGAAGAAGATGCTTGGCGGCGGGATTTTACCGTTAATGCGCTCTACTATAACATCACCGATTTTTCCGTTATCGATTTTACGGGCGGTATGAGGGATTTGCACCAGCGATTAATTCGTATGATTGGCGATCCTACCCAACGTTACCATGAGGACCCGGTACGATTGCTACGAGCCATCCGGCTAGCGGCGAAATTGGATTTCAAAATCCATCCGGACACCGAAGAACCTTTAAAAAAGTTGCATAATCTATTGCGTCATGTGCCTTCCGCTCGTCTTTTTACAGAAGTTTTAAAGATATTTTTTGAAGGACACGCGGTTCGCTCTTACCAATTGTTAAAGCAAACGCATTATATGCGAACTTTATTCCCGGAAGCCGCCACTATTTTAGAAAAAACACGACAGCCGCTTTACGAAAATTTAATTAAATTGGCTTTAAAAGCCACTGACGAACGTTTTCACAACCAACAAAGTTTAAATCCGGGATTTTTATTCGCTATTTTTTTATGGCCCCCCGTGCAAGAATTAATGCAACAGCATTTTAAAAAACATAAACGCCTATTCCCAGCGTTGTATCACGGGATAAACACCGCTTTACAGCGACAGGTGACAATATTACCCCTTCCTCGTCGATTAACTGCAATGATGCGTTCCGTTTGGATGTTGCAATACCATTTAGAACGCCGGCGCCACACTCGTGTTTACCGAATTGCGCAACAACGTTTTTTCCGAGCTGCTTTTGATTTTTTAGAATTACGAGAACGCGCTGGTGAACCGCTGACCGAAATTGTGTATTGGTGGCGGGCGTTTCGCGATGGAACTTCTAAGCAGCGTGAACAGTTGATTAATGAGCTCGCGAGAAAAACACAATGA